Below is a genomic region from Campylobacterota bacterium.
GAACGGCATTGTGCAGTGGTGTGAGCTGTGTTGTAGTGCATACGCAGTTTGCATCTGCACCGTGTTGAAGTAAAAGGGTAATGAGTTCCTCATCTGCCTTGAGTATGGCGTGAAAAAGAGGCGTTACGCCAAGGAAATTTTTTATTTCAGGGTTTGCTCCTGCAACAAGTAGTTGTTGGGCAACAGTATAATTGTTTCGATCAATTGCGGTAAAGAGTGGGGTTTGTCCTGAGAGATTTTGCATATCTACGTTAACGTCATAGTAGTCAATAAGTACGCCCGCAAGCTGTGGGCCATATTCTTGGTCACGCGCTGCCTCATGAAGGAGCGTGTTTTTTAGCCCTTGTTCAGTGGCATGCGGGCTTAAGACGTTGGAGAAAAAGTTGATGATATTTTGCGCTGTACCACTTTCTAAGGCAAGGGTCAATTCTTGAAGGTCTTTTTTTGTATAGATTGTGCGCAATTCAGTTTTGCTTTGATTGTAATCTTGCTCAATGGCCACATGCTGCTGCATAGACAAGCGGGGCGTGGATGCCACACAAAAGCAGGATGTATGCATTAAAAGAAAACAACAGCTATATATTTTTTTTTGTATGCTAAAAAAGTTCATGCTCCTTGCTCCTCTTTTTATCTTTAACTATCTAGGCCTACCATAAGAAAATCGTAAAGATATGGATTGTTTTCTTTAACATAGTCTAAGTCAATACCGCCATGGTTTTTATGGTTGGTGTTCTTATTTTTTATGTCCTGAGGTTTTTGTCCTAAGCAGTTGGCTGTGTGTAAATCTATGTCTTTTAGTTCTGGTATGTTTTTGTATACATCTTGTAATGCTGAAGTTAATTCTTCATCATTACAATGTGCTGCAAAGTGAAATAGCGTGTTGCAGTGTATGATACTACCGTTTTTAAAGCGTGGCCTAATTGGAATAGGCCCATATTTAGCTGTCATTTCGCCCACTACTTTGAGCAATTTGTATATTGATTGCGCTTGAGCTTGATCGCGACATTTTGCATCTAACATTTTTTCGAAGGCGTATTTTCTGTGAGCGTCAGTTATTTGGGTACGTAAACAGAGCATAACTACCTGAGAAAAGTTGCCGATGTGTATCGCCAGGTGTAGTGGGGTCAAATTTGCATCATTTGCTTGATTGTGATTGATCTCAAAGCTGGGGGTTGCATCAAAGGCGAAGAGTAGTTGGCGTAAATGGTTTTCTGAATCAAGCATTATGGCTAAATGGAGCAGCGTATTACGACGTTTTAGTTGTTGATTGAGTGAACCAAATTTTTTTCTTATTGCACTCACAACAGACAAAAAACGGTAAAGAGCTAATCGCTCTTGTTCTTCCTTTTCTTTGCTTGCCTTTTGTGCGTGTATCGTTTTTTGCGTCTTTTCTATTCCTGCACGTGAATATTTGAAGAATGCATAATCAAGATGTGACGAGCAATTGCCAGAGGGCGTTGTATCAATTTCAGCATCAAAGAAGCAGAGCCAATGGGCACTGGTAAAATCGTTTTTATCAATGGCGATGTGCAGTGGCGTTTGACCGTTCTCATCACGTATATTGGGGTTTGCACCATTTTGCAGTGCTTTGAATACCAGGCTTGGTTTTTTATTAGATAATGCTTCGAATAGGTTTTTATTTACATTATTGGAATCAACAGAGCGTATTTTGTTACCATCCTCTTTTGCATATACACTACTCCCCCATGTAAAGGCGCAAGCCAGTAGGCCTACGCCTATCATGGATTTTTTCATTAAACTTCTCTTTGTATCGTTTAAGTAAAATTATTTTTTTGCTAAATCGTCGGGGTTTGGAATGTTTTCAGTCATTTCCAATTCTTTGGTGAAGATTTTTTTGTCGGTATCTGCTTTGCGTTGTTTATCACGCACTTTGGACTTTTCCTTGGTGATGAGTTTTACCATTTTATCAATAGCATTATCAACTGACACGTACATGTCAGTGCCTTCATCATGCGCATTGAGGTTAAACTGTGGTGTCTTAACGTGTAGCTCAGCACGATGGTGCGGGTGAAGTTTGTTTGCCTTCATCCAGAGCTCAACGGTGAATGGTTGCATGCTTTCTTCATCTTTGAAAAAGTCAGCAATTTTTCTTAGCTTTTGACGTGCATGTGACTCGAGCGGGCCCGAATGGTCCATACTTTGAAACGTTATTTTGATGTCCATGTTTTTCCCTTTTTTATTTTGTTAAAAAGCGGTCAGACATTTCCTCATAAAATTGAGAACCTAGATATGTTTCTTTAGTATAACGGTTTTGCAAAATTTCTTGAAGTGTACCTGATGTGACGATTTTTCCATCAAGCATAACAAAGACGGTTTGAGCGATTGAGAGTAGCTGTTCAACGTGATGATCAGAGATCACAACCGTGATGCCACGAGCAACCATCTGAGCAAAGATTTTTTTGAGTTCATAAATCGATTTTGGATCAACGCCTGCAAATGGTTCGTCAAGCAGCAATAGCTTTGGATTCATCAATAGGCTGCGTACCACCTCAAGTTTACGCTTTTGCCCACCAGAGAGCATATGTGCTTTTTTGTTTTGTACTGGAGTTAGATTTGTTTCAGCAAGCAGTGTTGCTACGTGCTGATTAAACTCTTCTTCAGTTTTGTTCTGCCAAAAAGGATGGTACAAAAAAACGAGCTTGAGGTTATCGGTTACACTCATCTGTAAAAAAAGTGATGTGTTTTGTGGCAGGTACAACAAGCCGTGCGCAACACGCTGGTGAACGGGCCAGGAGTTGATGACTTGCCCATCAAACATGACAACATTTTTTTTATTGTTTAGGTCTGCAGGTGGCGTTTGATGCAGGCCAATAATGGTTTTAAACAGCGTTGTTTTGCCCGCACCGTTTGGCCCAAGAAAGGCAATCATACGAGCCTGTTGTATGCTGAAGGTTACATCATGCAGGATAGCATGCTTGCCAAGTGTTTTGCTGAGGTTGACAATTTCAAGCATGATGGACGTTGTTATGTATGAACAGTGATAGAAATAGGACAACCCTTGAGGTCAAAATTCTTACGCAAAATATTTTCAAGGCAGGCAATTTCTGATTCGCCAAACCACTCTGGAAAGTTAACCTTCATGTCAAAGGTTGGAATGTGTGAAGGGATTGCTTTAACTTTATGAACGCGTAACTTCATTTTGTTGTGCATAAGGGGGTGGCGGCCCAGTGCTGCTTTAATAAGTTCGTCAACTTGGATTGAATTAAAGTTTTGTGTGCAGCGCTCACGCATTTTTGCCAGCTCACCATAGATACGGCTGACATTTTTTTTGCTCATGCATGAAATCCACAATTGTGGAATGCGTCTGAAAATAAATTCGTACTCATCAAGCGTTGAAAGCAGCGTACTTTTGTTGTAGTCGTCCAAGATATCTGTTTTGTTGAACAGCACCATGACCATCTTTTTTTGCTCATAGGCATAAAACAAAAGCTTAAGTTCTTGATCGCTAACGGTACCCTGCGTTGTGTCGATCATTAAAATGACTACGTCAGCATCACGCACCGCACGCAGTGCACTTTTGACCATCATTCCCTCAAGTTCATCGTCACGAACCTTTTTTTGCTTGCGTACACCGGGCGTGTCGGTTAGCTCAAACAAGTCTTGTGCGTGGTAAATCATTTCAGAAATTGCCTCACGCGTGGTGCCAGCAATGTCTGAGACAATGGCTCGGTCTTGGCGCATGAGCAAGTTGGTTAGTGATGACTTGCCGACATTAGGCTTACCTAAAATTACTACTTTGTATTCAGGTTTTGCGCTAAGGTACTGCGTTTGCGCACGTGCAGGTAGTTGGGCTACAACGGTGTCAAGCAAGTCGCGAATACCACTACCATGAAGTGCTGAGACGGGAATAATGGTTTTAAACCCAAGGGCTTGAAATTCATGAATATTTTCAGAAAAGGCGTTGCGGTTGTCAGCTTTATTGATGACCAGGAGTACTGGTTTTTTGAGTTTATGTAGTTCGCGCGCAATGAGGCGGTCGTGTTCGATCATGCCGTTTTTACCATCGCAGACAAAAACAATGACGTTACATATTGTCAGCTGTTGGCGTACACGTTGTTCAACCAGCGAAGTGATTTCATCTTTACCGCGTGCAAGGCTAAAGCCTCCGGTATCAATCAGGTCAAATGTTTTACCGTCCCATGTCATAGTTTCATGCAGATAGTCGCGAGTGACACCTTCTTGTTCGTAGACAATACTTTTTTTGTCATCAATGAGACGATTGAACAATGTTGATTTGCCTACATTGGTGCGGCCAACAAGCAAAACAGTAGGGAGCGATACTTTTTTAGTCATAATATGTACACAGTTATGATAAGGGGACGTGAGGGTAAACTACTACCTGACAACTTTAACTTTTCTTATTTTACCCGGGAAAAAGCGCATGATCAAGTGAGTCAGGGGCCATTTTTGCTCATCACGAACATCGATAGGCTCTTCATGGTTTTCTTTGGGCGCACTTGGTGCTCGTTTAGTTTGGGTGTTTACGCGTGAAAAGCTCTTACTGACCTGCTTTGCTGGCAAGGGGGGCAGCGGTGTGCTGGTTCGTTGAGCGGGTGTTTTTGTTTTAGTGCCACCAGCCTGTAAGATAAAATCGCTAAAGTTGCCCAGTGTTTTTTCCAAAACAGGTAACCATAATTTTTTTGTATCTGTAATTTTATCGGTAAATAGCGTACCGACGTGGGCCAGCTCGAGGTGAACTTTTTGCTGTTCCTGGTCTAAGCGGAGAACGCTTGCTTGGCGAAATATTGAGAGTAGCATTGGGTCTGCATTTGCTTGTTCAAGTGCTGTTAAAAAGCCGGCCCAAGCTTGAGCGTGTGGATTTGCGTGCTCAAGTGGGGCTGCCTGTGGCTGTGGTGTTGCTATAGGGTTTGCAATACGTTCAGCTGGCGGGGTTACCTTGGGCAGCGAAAGTGTTGGACTGCCACCACCAGTGTTGCAGGCGTTAATGAGTTGCTCAAGGTCAAGTGAGCTAACTTGTTCACAAAGCTGGAGTAGCATGAGTTCTAAAAACGCGTGTTTTTTAGGTGTTTTTAAAAATAATTCTTCTTGGCTCCAC
It encodes:
- a CDS encoding ankyrin repeat domain-containing protein, whose protein sequence is MQQHVAIEQDYNQSKTELRTIYTKKDLQELTLALESGTAQNIINFFSNVLSPHATEQGLKNTLLHEAARDQEYGPQLAGVLIDYYDVNVDMQNLSGQTPLFTAIDRNNYTVAQQLLVAGANPEIKNFLGVTPLFHAILKADEELITLLLQHGADANCVCTTTQLTPLHNAVQKGSVFATQLLLDHDANIDAQDAHGNTPLHYAVDQKFNDLITLLLENNANTFATNNGGLSPIEMMLGYDADRYKSLILPQTSRPANTTRKDPSKALQKCNNYSNT
- a CDS encoding ATP-binding cassette domain-containing protein; the encoded protein is MLEIVNLSKTLGKHAILHDVTFSIQQARMIAFLGPNGAGKTTLFKTIIGLHQTPPADLNNKKNVVMFDGQVINSWPVHQRVAHGLLYLPQNTSLFLQMSVTDNLKLVFLYHPFWQNKTEEEFNQHVATLLAETNLTPVQNKKAHMLSGGQKRKLEVVRSLLMNPKLLLLDEPFAGVDPKSIYELKKIFAQMVARGITVVISDHHVEQLLSIAQTVFVMLDGKIVTSGTLQEILQNRYTKETYLGSQFYEEMSDRFLTK
- the raiA gene encoding ribosome-associated translation inhibitor RaiA, with translation MDIKITFQSMDHSGPLESHARQKLRKIADFFKDEESMQPFTVELWMKANKLHPHHRAELHVKTPQFNLNAHDEGTDMYVSVDNAIDKMVKLITKEKSKVRDKQRKADTDKKIFTKELEMTENIPNPDDLAKK
- the der gene encoding ribosome biogenesis GTPase Der: MTKKVSLPTVLLVGRTNVGKSTLFNRLIDDKKSIVYEQEGVTRDYLHETMTWDGKTFDLIDTGGFSLARGKDEITSLVEQRVRQQLTICNVIVFVCDGKNGMIEHDRLIARELHKLKKPVLLVINKADNRNAFSENIHEFQALGFKTIIPVSALHGSGIRDLLDTVVAQLPARAQTQYLSAKPEYKVVILGKPNVGKSSLTNLLMRQDRAIVSDIAGTTREAISEMIYHAQDLFELTDTPGVRKQKKVRDDELEGMMVKSALRAVRDADVVILMIDTTQGTVSDQELKLLFYAYEQKKMVMVLFNKTDILDDYNKSTLLSTLDEYEFIFRRIPQLWISCMSKKNVSRIYGELAKMRERCTQNFNSIQVDELIKAALGRHPLMHNKMKLRVHKVKAIPSHIPTFDMKVNFPEWFGESEIACLENILRKNFDLKGCPISITVHT
- a CDS encoding ankyrin repeat domain-containing protein codes for the protein MKKSMIGVGLLACAFTWGSSVYAKEDGNKIRSVDSNNVNKNLFEALSNKKPSLVFKALQNGANPNIRDENGQTPLHIAIDKNDFTSAHWLCFFDAEIDTTPSGNCSSHLDYAFFKYSRAGIEKTQKTIHAQKASKEKEEQERLALYRFLSVVSAIRKKFGSLNQQLKRRNTLLHLAIMLDSENHLRQLLFAFDATPSFEINHNQANDANLTPLHLAIHIGNFSQVVMLCLRTQITDAHRKYAFEKMLDAKCRDQAQAQSIYKLLKVVGEMTAKYGPIPIRPRFKNGSIIHCNTLFHFAAHCNDEELTSALQDVYKNIPELKDIDLHTANCLGQKPQDIKNKNTNHKNHGGIDLDYVKENNPYLYDFLMVGLDS